GCACAACacggaaaaaaactaaataataagcCTTTCTTCAAATGACAAGTAAATTGCACCTTACAGTAGAGCACCAAATTCCTTTCAGCCCAGAATATTAGTCATCATTTTAGGTGTCAATCTGGAACAATAGAGTAGAAGGAACTCTTTAATGatgttttttccctttcagtttttcaaattcacttacaaattaaaaatgcatggTGGCAGACAACCACAATTTTTCCACCAAGCAATTCGTAGTAATATGCTGGATGGGAGATTCAATAGTAAATGGTCTTTCATTTGTATTGCGCTTTTCCACCTGTTCAGGCCCTCAAAGCACTGCACACTAACATCGCATTCACCTACTGGAGGTTCAGTACATTACTCAAGGATTCTTCGAAATGggcaaactgagccatgccgccccacaATGACTTGTACAATGGAGTTCATGGCATTATTCATTTACTACCCTTAATGACATTCTCTGCATTTAGAACCAATGACAACGCAGAGAATTCAccaattcacaaaaataataattgaagaaagaaaagatcaatatttatatatatatatatatatatatatatatatatatatatatatatgatttatacttgtgtgtatatatatatatacacaagtatatatcatatatacatacacacacacacgcacacacacacacaaacctttAGTTGTTATTgtcttgttattgttattgattCATTCCAGCCTCAAGTCTCATTATTCCTTACAACAAACCATGGAAACTTCCATATAAGGGCTTGATTTGAGGCGATGGAATACACACACCCTATGTCCAAACTATAAAATGAGATGAAGCACCAGTTACCAAAAGCACACCTGGCAGCACTGGTAAGTATTACTCCTTTGTTACCTGCATTGTTTTGACTTCAAATTCTCTCTCACACATACTTAAACACTTTTAACGATTTGCcttcagttttgttttaatttttttcttcatttttagaCAACAGCAACACCATGACGCCAATTGTCATCACTGTTCTGCTCCTGTCTGTTGCATCTGTTTCTCCAGTAAGATCAAGTTTACAAACCCATAATAAACAGTTTAGCAGTAGATAATTATAGGATTTGGTGTTTTCAAAGTTTAAGTTAAACTTTTTGCATTGTATTTGCAATGTATGTATGGGTTGATTTCATATCATTTGTTTAATGACAGTGAAGACATaagacacatttatttgttttgctaaTATGACTATATGAATTTTTGGCCGTTGTTATCATTGAAATTGTGTTGTtactaagaaaaaataaatctcaagtacattaatatttttcacacttttaatGCCAAAAAGTATTTACTGTTATGAAATGAACATTCATGATTTACGTGTGAACGTTCTGAACATTCTAATTCCATCTTTGGATCCATAGGATTTTTCTCCTGTCACTCAAGCTTTACCGTTAATGCCATTGTTGAGAGCCTCATTATGTTGTTACAATACACCAGAGGGATCTGTGAGCTAAATAACTAGGATGAAACAGCCATGAAAACCAAGATTTAAAAACTGAtttatcttttgtttgtttgtttaaggtcgcaataaatagaaaaagcagAACGACAACTGGTACGTAAAATCATATGGAACTGTACTACTGTTATAGTGCTTCTTTGTGACTGCATTTTGTTGTCGTTATTTTTCCAGAAGAATCTGGGACTTTTGTGAAAATTGAAAAGGCAAATGCAAATGTTATCTCAAGTaagtattttcatttgaaaaataaaacatgtcaaTGAAAGGCAAAATTTTGCAGACATATTATGGAAATGTTGACCTAATGACAGTTTGAACGACACTGTCAGTTAAACATGACATATCTCACTGTCTGAATATTTGTTGTCTGTCATTCTACAGCCGCCCACCTGATACACGGGGACATTATGGTTAACACGGACAATGATGATGGTATTTTGAGGAATGCTGTCCCCTGCACCAGGGCGGGATGTAAATGGCCTAAAACCGGAAGgaaagtcaaaatcccctatgaAATCTCCAATGTGTTCAGTAAGTCATAATGTAACCCTCAGCTGTTATTGTTGTGACATTTGTTCCCATCTGGGGTCGCCAAAGAAAGTCCGTcaaatgatttgtttggcaTGATTTGAACACTAGATGCCTATCCATACAaagcccctttttttccccatacccAAACAGGGTTTGGACCCCAGCAGTGGCTTTGTAATGGGGCACTATGACCTCAGTGTTAAGTGTAAAACTGATAAATGATCAAGCTTACCATAAGCTGATGTATCTGGCATTGGGTCCTTTCCAGCTAAATAAACAATGGGACATGTGTTGAGACCAATCCCACTTCAGAAACGTCAAATTAGATGACCGCACACTGCATAGAATCATCAATAATACTACCGTATATACATCAGgatatataaattttaaaaaagctattttttaaaaatgaatcgtcatattttgacaattgtttttatataaGATAGTCCATTGATGAGCTCAAATTTTGTCCACTGTAAGATTAGCTTTTATGTCAAAGAAATTTTAGTTTAGTGACAAAGTGACTCATCCTTAAAGGGTTACTTTAAGTAGCACTTtgatcaatgtgtgtgtgtgcgtgtgtgtgtgtgtgtgtgtgtgtgtgtgtgtgtgtgtctgcagccAGAAAACAGAAGAGAACAATAAAAAACGCTCTGAGAGAGTTCAAAAAAGGAGAGCACACAACCTGCATTCGCTTTGTCAAGAAGACTGAAAATGATACAAACTTTATATCCTTCATATCTGACACTGGGTAAGAATTACATAAGCATTTAGCAACTCTATGACCTTGACTACACTCGTTCatgaaagtttttattttgtcaatgctATTGTTTTTCAGCTAAtgtgaacacaaaaaaagtcctcCATCTTTGAGTTgatggactagaattgctcaactttgcaaatcatgcagttaggatgctGATTTCCATCACTTAAACTTGATATTTatagaacactttaaaaaaaaacaccgctgTTTTTTCAAGATAGAGCCCAGGGGCAGCATATGCAATGAAAACAGCCGAGGcctcagaattgaaccctgcggaacaccatacgttgCATTAGACATGTGAAGTCATATTCCATATATCGATCACTTTCTTGTTTTGCTCAacagtatgaagggattacaataataaataagtcACACATCTTACAATCACAACAGTTACTAGTGAGCAAACCAAATTCTCGGCAGCACAGACAGGGTTATTacagttttggaattttagttagtttttatttcatttcaagttttgttttttacatttactcgCAGTTAAttctaattagttttcagggtggttctttTGGTTATCAttagttgtatttaattttttttaaatgttgagttttagtttagttgtactgtagttagtttcagtattagttttcatcttttttttttttttactgtttattacttttgcgcaatatttaataaacagcaTGGTAAGATGAAAAAaggtaacacatttcttacctagcgttgcatttggactgagttaaatgaaaaaaacaggtgagccaagccatcaaaagtcaagcaggcaaaatTGGAGCGACGTTATCTAAAGgtgtttttctattggctgctgctagatgacattactaatgtgtgacacactttcaaacgtctttattccagttaatatcgaaaaaaatatacttaaaatcacatttgaaatcatccccaaaagctcatgtattaaattaattaccaaagcctaaaatgaaggacatttttttttaccataattatacttaattttagttagttttgtaaacataaaatgtagtttcagttcattttcattcttttaagaagcattttcatttttaatttattttattaatgatattgtttttggaatttttgttttagttttttcgataactaaaataaccttgagcacagataggccaagcaatgtagcgtgatcacctgcagccaatgatggcaaTTACTGACTCACCAAACATCTGGGGCTCGAACAAACCCAAGTGAAGAACCATTGATTTAAATATAGTATTTTCTACATCCCCCTCCATTTTGCTGAAACTTAAGATTTCAGATAAGTCAATGAGATCATGACATcacttgattttgtttgtttgtgtgccagATGTTGGTCCTACCTTGGTCGACAAGTATATGGACAGCAAATCTCCTTGCAGCAAAACGGTTGTGTGTTCAAAGACATTGTGCAGCACGAGGTTCTCCATGCACTTGGATTCCATCATGAGCACGTCCGATCCGACAGAGACGACAACGTCATCATTAATTTTCAGAACATTCAACCAGGTCAGCTTGTCAACATATCTTGTACAGAACTAGTACTGGAAGCACTTGAGAGCATATTTAAAATGGCTCCGGATATTTGCTGGTGTAAAGTAACCACTTCACGCTTACTGTCAATTGGATGATGGATACTTTTTGTCAGAATGGCATTCACATTATCATGTCTATTACGTCTTACTGAAAGAATTTTAAATGaagttccatgttttgttttgctttatccTTGTATGCAGGTGCGGAAAGAAACTTTCGgatttcaaacacaaacaacttGGGTACACCCTATGATTTTGACTCAGTGATGCATTACGGCAAGTGAGTAAATCTGTCCAACCATGAAAAAACTCCCATCCATTTCTATGTACACGCCTTTAACTTGCTGTTTTCTAACATCCACTCACAACAGATGTTTGATCCATCGATAAAATGTACATGtaatatatattgtaatttgttttgtaaaattttcaaaaacatgaatgGTCATCTGCAATGGGAtgctaacatttattttataataatttaatattgtGGTGACGTAAATTGATGACAAAACCCACACGTTAAATTGTGTTGTTTGTAGAAATGACTTCAGCAAAAATGGACAACCAACCATAGTTGCCAGAAATAGTTCTGTCACAAGTTTTGGCACTGCGACAGAGATGAATGCCAATGATTATGCACGTGTCAACAAACTTTACGAGTGCTGTGAGTTAACACTTTGTCTGATACTTTATGAAGAAACACTTGCTGTAAAACACACGTCTGCTTTACTAGTTAATGTAGCCTGTtaattgcttttttgttttttgttttcaccaaTCAGAAACTTCATGACACAGTTCCCATTGAGGTCACCAGTGATATGTGCGTCACACGACAGCAAATTGAAGGACTCAGCATATCATTTTAAACGCATAGGCACTTATTTATATAATGCAGTAATGCAATTatacttgaattaaaaaataaatcaatacattttaaagaagtCATTGTGTGACTTTTGTCATTAAGGTTCCTTCTCAtcttccttgtttttgttttacgttTGTATTTGACTTTGTTTCCTGTTGTGTTTTGTCTTGTTGTTCATATCTTGTTCTGTTAAGttttttgtttccacctgtgctcGTCAATCCGATCCCTTGTGTCTTTCAATCAGCTCCCtcggccacttgtgtcttgtccagatgTTCCTCGTTGTCTATTCAGTTTGCTtatatttaggccccgtccggTTTCATTCCTCAAACAATCTTGTACACACGGGAAGCGTtacaagacttgcgtgtgtccaaaagaagaagaatcagtgaagacaaacactttttttttttttttactttattgcaatctacagaacaaacatggctttgcatgtatcgaaacaacatgaagaagacgaacacaggagaagtgacaatggcgggtgatccaagtacaacaccgcttgttgaacgtaggaataaagaagcaaaatattatgctgcaaaagcataagcaagcaaAGGAGGCCgccaaaacgactacgacacggttATCTGCCATTGTTGATGGCAGACTGCCGGCTCGCTCGCAGTCAcgtgagaattggcgcatacgtcatcattctacgacaatgcgtcgtcattgagctgcgaccattacgtcatcactggaggagtatcctgtaTATGGAGTCCAGACGGACGcatattgaaatctttccactctggagcccggtttcaaaagtggtcggtttcaagctcctaaaccgcgccatcgtgtggacaaacggccgaaatggtaagaaacttgtgaggatacattgaaacgggctttcgtgtggacggggccttggTTCCCTGGTTTCTTTTCTGTCattggctacgttcacactgcaggtctcaGTGCTTAATTCAGATGTCTGTCTGCTGTCATATGCCTAAAGTGACCCGCGTGCACAGAAGAAGAGACAAACTCATGTTGTGTATACGGAAGTAAATATGTGTGGTCCAGTGTGTCAGGTGCAAAGAATTTCATAATCCCATCGTCggatctcatatctacagaggagcGAGGTGGGAgaaggtagaaataatatttgtgGAAAAGGAGACGAGCCTTTTCGATCTCCTTGTTGTGAAAGTTGCGTTTCGACAGGGTTCGGAATTGGTCAGAATATGTCGCATTTGTGTTCGAAGTTATTAGTATTTGTCGCcattatttattaaacatttaaaattattttgcgAACTGATTGTTTCACCAACATGCACATTTGCTCGTAATCCCTTCGTAATTCATCGTAATTTGTCATGAATGTGTCGGCAAAGTTCGTTCCAAGGTCCCAGTCATAAATTCATTCTGACGGCCAAAAACTTTGGTGAGAGAGCACTTGTGTTGAGGCGGCGCACGCTCTGTCTAAAGATGTAAGGCATTAAAATCATatttcaaaaaactaaaaacaaaaagctaacaTATTGTTGCAAATTCCGTTCTAGTATTTCCAGATTTCCACATCTGACATGTACTCataaattttggtgacaatcagtcatgtttcttttttgttttgttttgtttttaacataaaGTGACATAATGTTTTGTGTCTAGCGACCGGGAGTCATCGCGAcgtgaacaataataataataatactgcaaATTTAGTTCtaatatttattatcatttattatcATTAGCACATGTATGCATGAATTTTGGTGACACGTTTTTCATTCATAATGACACCAAAAGGGACCGGTTATTGCGTGTTACCTGcgactatttttttctttctttctcaaagGAAGAAAAGATGAATAAATTATGCCAATACTTGACaatttttatagcacaatacAGTCCAGTCCTTAACAATTTAGTGAGTTCTTTGTTCATCTTAAGCCTGGTTCACACGACAGAAGAATTGGCCCGATTTTAGCCCCGGATTTCCCCAACAATCGTAAGAACTCGCTGACTCGCAAACGATAATCTTAACAGATAATCCTGCCGTTAAGTGTTGATACCACACACGGCGCATCCCGATATCTGCGCTCGGAAGGACCTCCGACTTGAAATCGGGGATATTCaacatgttggattgttttggccCGACTTCGCTCCATGTGCGGTGTGCCCCAAGGACAAACCACCGCACAGCCAGTTGACAGTGATgcgcagccaatcagaaagcgagCCTGCGAGGAAGCCGGTGCAGattccaaaatcaaaacagcaTGACGCAGCAGAAAGTCCGTGCTTGCGCCATTACACTCCtttgttaaattttatttaataattttttttatataagcaCACACATACAGCACAAATGAACATACGTACCGTCTTCGGGTAGGACGCGAACCCTTGCCGCCAGCACTAAGGGCAAGTGATGCCTCGCTACCCAGAGCCCATTTAAACTCCTTTAAACAAcggcttttctttttattctgcTTTTTTGTCTGGAAACGAGGAAGTATCGTGACTGGTCCTGCAATGTTTGTTGACTCGGAAGTCACGTTTAATCTCGAGAGGTTTTGCAAGACTTCCCGTCACTTTCATGAATGAACTCTGCTCGTGTGTGGTCTGTTGATTGTGCAGTGTGGCTTCACACCACACATGGCACGTTCAAAACTGTTACTCccgtgatttttttctcttcacgtgTGTTGTCTCTCACAGTTTGGAAGTCGgccaacaattttaaaatcttgccgtGTGAACCAGGCTAAATTGGTCCACCTCTGGCCCATACACGACATAccaatttcaaatgaaaactcTGCTGCTGGCCCAGTTCCGGCCCATACACGACAAACTGATATCAAATTTTAAGATGTGCTGCTGGCCCAAACCTGGCCCATGCACTGCATGAAAGGTTGTGTTGTCATGGAGATCTTGTGTCCCATTCACACTCtaaattggtaacacacgattgaattaagttagtctaaagcgaatatattaagtttaattaattatgagttattTAAGCTTAATTAtttggattggagtcacttTGGATTTGACACAacgtggcagatttaggactcagacgcagagataggggtttgaggccaaggcagaaattaactctttgactgccaaaagttttcagaaaagggatgctgtgggtgccggCTGATGTAagccttttgactgatctttcaaggtccacagaaaattttgtgtttggactatggaaacacacatactaccgaaTGAAAGATTGAAATCTCATCTttcctcagaaaaaaaagtttgtttctaccttattccgttttttcagtaatcaacaatagaaaatggttagtttcacccaaatgctctgttttgaaacaaaatacggagaaatcaagctttttgtgaaacgatattatttcatgcactctagtgaatttgacacctttttttttcccatgaatgatgccacaaaaacCTAAACAgcgctttacttctgtaaaacactaccaccaacaatgaaaaagtgttttttgatagcaaaatacgtttatttacattcaacagtgtaacaatttgacaaaacaatttggcaaactatttacaaatgtgtgcaactgtggtactatttacaattgtgtggatgtttcaactacagtttttctttttgtgtaacactcccctgcgtgcaaggagacgcagcaggatttgcacaacagattagtttcactgcgattgcccctttgcgtgcagacgctacactttcttgccggcctttttttccagggaatagcaagtatatactgcagtgtgtgtttggccatgttgccatcaagtctactatcaggatcatgatacggtgacgttacgatggtgttacgtctggcttcctcatgtccttcagttcctataccgggtggttgatccatcttatccactccattcatggtggcatcgtagtccagaaccagtgtcttctccgtgatcagattgtacccactcctccgatgaaaatgcattggactcggggtactcttcgtcgtccgattgaacgtccgcctgtgcagaagtgctcggttgtgcaccgcgttttccggcgttagcatcgctagctggtgaggctttatgacgtgatcatagccgccgcgtcaacgcttccaacttcggcgtcaccatcatcatcatcatcgtcgtcatcaatgtgctctttagcattggtcgatgcttttcgtctttgaaaaaaatgctcaagcgtgagctgcttgcaaccggtcgctattttcgcttcctcagccattctcccctcaacactctagctccgcctcacgtcttctactgacgcctacccgatcttgtccaaagagagtcatcgctgccatctagtgcccaaaaatagtcattatactaacttgatctgcttgatactttcagcacagctggccaaggctttcctccacccgtttccaaaaaaagtGAACGTCTTTGggagtcctccgtaggattttactaaacgttattaaatgtttttggcagtcaaagagttaatagaacAATGTGAGTGGGAGTGGGCTTTCTTCTCGGTTGTTGTTGGGTGATTGCCTGGTCGGGTGGAGGAGATACGATACCACGTATCACCTTTTTCATGCAGGTGAACTGCAGAAGATGTCCTCTCCGTCACCTTGTGGGGTCCAGTCCACCTGGGCTCAGACCATTTTCGTTTAATAACTTtcaaacatacatattcacaatcatttatttctgaaggagcatctggttgttttttgttagtaaatgttagttgtttgaGTTCTGGAGGTCCTGGAATGTCCTggagtccagcctttggctgagtttagtGACATTCGCACATTCATTAACGCAACATGAAGAGCTTGTAGCTAATTCAAATTGATTTGAGCCAATTTTTCTGCCAACAATTatatttgactgccaaaaacgttaaataacgtttagtaaaatcctacagaggagcgccaaagacgttaaaagacgttcactaagtttttttgttttttgggggggaaacgggtagaggaaagccttggtcagctgtgctgaaagtatcaagcagatctagttagtataatgcctatttttggcccctagatggcagcgatgactctcttacgcctacccaatctcacaagattgggtaggcgtcagtagaagatgtgaggcggagctagagtgttgaggggacaatggctgaggaagccataatggtggccggttgcaagcagctaacgcttgagcatttttttcaaagacgaaaagcatcgaccaatgctaaagagcacattgatgacgacgatgattatgatggtgactctgaggttgacgccgaagttggaagcgttgacgcggcggctatgatcacgtctgaaggggaaaaaaaacatggtttgatatgtcctcatgtaacctcttatgtaaaaatatgttgttgtcctgaactgttgtgtGAATCctggtgcccaacaatttgtaaataaagggcgggaactcttccttgtttatactacagttttccctgcttcgcaaaacatgctttcgaaagtgtctgagaaagggcttggctagcccggtttcccacgctaacgaataaaaaacggagcggcacacggtcccgacagagtcagctgcggaacccgtacgattgcccagccgttttgcagctcgttcaaCCCGGACCGTAGGCTCTTCGGTCTAGTGTCAAAGTAAGCATTGTTTtttgatcatattatgctgcttaatgttgtagtgtattgattgctgtttgcggggaataaaagacaccatttattctttttttttaaatttttttatttatttttttttagcgggGCAGACGCAGAGAGGcgagacgcatgcgcgagatgctgtgattatcgcgagacctacagcgagaccgggacaccccaacatggcagcgccctgctgctaagatagaactagctctattatgctaaactaatttgagtttaaccatcatatatcttggcttttctcttttctctttcatccgacagatttggaataccatccaacgtggaggacctcgaacgcttcattgacagttatttttacaactgcgcgatggatgactcttccgtcgagaaaccgtctaaaaaaaccctctaaaaagagaaagaatgactcagcgacggaaacggacgacctaactactacggaggtctcggtcagtatgctggagtccataaataaaaagttagaggtcctctccctaatctgcgaggaggtgaaaggatttaaggtaagtatggaattcctcagccaacaaataaatgatctccaacacaacaatgccgagatacacgctacactcgtgactgtttcagccgagttagaaaccattaaaaaggaaaataaaatgctaaaagaaactattctggatgttcaatcccgcagcatgcaggataatttaatattcttaggtatatccgagaacacctctgacaatccagaggttgagataaaaaaaattatgacgacatcgttaaaaattcctcaggagacggtaaataacatctcctttcaccgggtacatcggcttggagctcgtaggggcaacagaccccgtcctattatcgccaaatttgagcattttaaacaaaaagtatttgttaaaagtaaaggacgggagcttaaagggacctcatttggaatgaatgaccaattccctagagagattaatgagcggcgaaaggtactgtttcctataatgaaacaaaataggcaggagggtaaacagACTATGATGGTctttgataaactatacatcgatggccaactattccggaaccccaactccactccctggctgttctaattagcatcgatggaactaaactttgtttgattattagatgtatacatatacatatacaggcagcacggtggctgactggttagcacgtccgcctcccagtgcagaggacgtgagatcgagtccgggcttcggcctacctaggtggagtttgcatgttctccccgtgcttgcgtgggttttcaccgagtactccggtttcctcccacattccaaagacatgcatggcaggttaattgaacac
This portion of the Vanacampus margaritifer isolate UIUO_Vmar chromosome 4, RoL_Vmar_1.0, whole genome shotgun sequence genome encodes:
- the LOC144051070 gene encoding high choriolytic enzyme 1-like, with the protein product MTPIVITVLLLSVASVSPVAINRKSRTTTEESGTFVKIEKANANVISTAHLIHGDIMVNTDNDDGILRNAVPCTRAGCKWPKTGRKVKIPYEISNVFTRKQKRTIKNALREFKKGEHTTCIRFVKKTENDTNFISFISDTGCWSYLGRQVYGQQISLQQNGCVFKDIVQHEVLHALGFHHEHVRSDRDDNVIINFQNIQPGAERNFRISNTNNLGTPYDFDSVMHYGKNDFSKNGQPTIVARNSSVTSFGTATEMNANDYARVNKLYEC